The DNA segment GATGGTTTGATTAGGTGGAGTCTACTGAGGGTTCGGCTACAATTGCTGCAAGCTCTGCTGAATCTGTGGTAGAGGCACTGAAAGTGAAGGAGTGGGAAGTGGGAATGTTCCAAGATGAAGTTGCTGCTAGCCAGGGTATCAGGATAAGGAGGAGACCACCAACAGGACCCCCTTTGCATTACGTAGGACCCTTCGAGTTCCGATTGCAGAATGAGGGCAATACGCCCCGTAACATTTTGGAAGAGATTGTGTGGAACAAGGATGTAGAAGTTTCACAGGTACTGATGGTTGATTTGCTTTATTCTCGGTTTTtctgtatatatgtatattctgGAAAAAACTGCTTTAATGCTGAgtaatatttgattttcagCTTAAAGAAAGAAAACCCCTCATTTCTCTGAAGAAGGACCTTGAAAATGCTCCTCCTGTGCGGGATTTTATTGGTGCTTTGAGGGCGGCACATGAGCGAACTAGACTTCCGGGATTGATAGCTGAAGTGAAGAAGGCTTCACCAAGTAGAGGTCTCTTGAGAGAGAACTTTGATCCAGTAAgttcattttgtttttctgctatTGTTTTTATTGCTAGAATTGTtatatttcttgtttctttGTAACAGCTTTGGACTTGTTACATCATAGGTGCTTGATTTGAGTCATGTTTGCAGTGATAGGTCTTAAATGATTTCATGCTGTACCAATCTCTTCATTCAAACATCTTAAGCTTTTTGCTTCCCTCATACACTATGAATTGATTTTATCCCTGTGTCATGACCACTAAAATGAGTTGTTTCATCCCTCATGATATATGCTCTTGATTGCTGATCTTATAGGTTGAAATTGCTGAAGCTTACGAGAGAGGTGGAGCGGCATGTCTAAGTGTTCTGACAGATCAAAAGTATTTTAAGGTAAACAACTAACTTGAAATTTGTTAGAAACTCTAtaatatttggtcaagtgagaaATTGGTCTTATTCCAATGCTAAATAAAAACTATTGATCCTGGTTTATTGATTCAGGGAAGCTTTGAAAACCTTGAGCTAATAAGAAAGGCTGGAGTAAAGGTTTGCTTTCTGAATTGCGTTACTGTGGTTTCGTGCTTTATGTAGGCCATGTTATTgactcttaaaaaaaatttgcagtGTCCTTTGTTGTGCAAAGAGTTCATCATAGATGCATGGCAACTCTATTATGCTCGAATCAAAGGTGCAGATGCAGTGCTTCTAATTGCTGCTGTTTTGCCTGATCTTGACATAAAATACATGATTAAGATATGCAAAATACTTGGACTGGCAGCACTTGTTGAGGTACCAGTTGtgtttctttgttttgttcCCTTAATTTCATATAACATCAAACGCTAGTGGACCCTTTTGTGATTTACCTGATATATGATGTTAATTTTGAATTCAATCATATTATATAGTGTAAACTTGTCTTTTATGTGGACCTGATATGAGTTGAGGTGTGAATAGTGCATATATACAAATTTAATTCATTAACGTAATGATTTCTTTCTTTAAGACAAGAATTTGATTGTTGTGTGGGGTATTTAGGCTGAAACCATGAATTGCTATAAAAGGTTTCATGAATGTGATACTCAATCTGTTTGGCATATTCTTGTTTGTTATTACCTCATAGTCATAGGTCAACTGTGTACCGAACGTTTTATTTCGTGATGGCTTGGAGGAAAGAAACCTTCTCTTATTTTGAAAAtcttatgattgttttcttcTAGGTGCATGACGAGAAGGAATTTGATCGTGTTCTTGGCATAGAGGGGATTGAGCTTATTGGCATCAACAATCGGAATCTTGGTAGGCGTTACTATTTGTCTTTCATCCTTTTTGGTCAATTTGTGAATATATCTAAACTTTGAGGCTAGGATCATCAATGATTGATTTACCTTTATTGGCTTGCAGAAACATTCGAGGTGGATATTGCCAATACGAAGAAACTTCTCGAAGGAGAGCGAGGCAAGATAGTCCGTGAGAGAAACATAATTGTAAGTAGCCTTTTCTGTTTTAATTGCAGTTACATTAAAGTGATGTTATCTGAATCTTCTTAACCCTGCTAATGGTTTTATGGCTTCTTCAGATGGTAGGAGAATCTGGTCTTTTCACACCAAATGATATTGCATATGTGCAAGAAGCAGGTGTTAAAGCTGTAAGTATTGCAAGTTTAATATGTacataaaagtgattttgactTAAATTTTTGTAACCAATTGTATCATATAATGTTAATGTgccaattttacttttatgcaggTATTGGTTGGAGAGTCTATTGTGAAACAAAACGATCCTAGGAAGGGAATCACCAACCTCTTTGGCAAAGATATATCTCTCAGTTGAATTGACCAAACATTTCTTGAGATATTTGAGTCAACAGATTTTGATAGAGTCCTTGATCTGCTCATCTCTACCTTTTAttgtattaaattatcaaaCTCTTATTAGTAGTAAACTTATgccaaaataaattaatgtatATCTAAAGATGCTTCTCAACCAAACATATGGTTTTGTCCCATTGGATTTATTCAATCTACATAAAGTCTTAGCATGCTCCATTGTTCCTTAATCTTATTCTTGTGGCTGTGTTGTAAATGTGAAGAATTATTGGTTCTTTCATTATAAGAATTCTGTTTGCATGTGATTAATTGATCATAGCAAATCAATGTGAATAACTAGTAGAATAACATAAGTTACAAGTTTAGGTACATTCTAGTTTGATTCTACTTCCCTTTGCTCACTTGAAGTATC comes from the Arachis duranensis cultivar V14167 chromosome 7, aradu.V14167.gnm2.J7QH, whole genome shotgun sequence genome and includes:
- the LOC107496948 gene encoding indole-3-glycerol phosphate synthase, chloroplastic, with the protein product MEGLTSLKVPFQAFSSSSRPRSWITSTQVNVSRRNPFFTFSVRAQVESTEGSATIAASSAESVVEALKVKEWEVGMFQDEVAASQGIRIRRRPPTGPPLHYVGPFEFRLQNEGNTPRNILEEIVWNKDVEVSQLKERKPLISLKKDLENAPPVRDFIGALRAAHERTRLPGLIAEVKKASPSRGLLRENFDPVEIAEAYERGGAACLSVLTDQKYFKGSFENLELIRKAGVKCPLLCKEFIIDAWQLYYARIKGADAVLLIAAVLPDLDIKYMIKICKILGLAALVEVHDEKEFDRVLGIEGIELIGINNRNLETFEVDIANTKKLLEGERGKIVRERNIIMVGESGLFTPNDIAYVQEAGVKAVLVGESIVKQNDPRKGITNLFGKDISLS